A window from Drosophila subobscura isolate 14011-0131.10 chromosome O, UCBerk_Dsub_1.0, whole genome shotgun sequence encodes these proteins:
- the LOC117897315 gene encoding uncharacterized protein LOC117897315: MRFMSLALLLLVVGLALFSPLGTDASCKQAGKRIRDLIDWDEDGSCDRSSYPKVISETVEALAEKVDSDSDHAEASNLPDESFYSKLKRAFAFVYKIVMWYLNFIKE; encoded by the exons ATGCGATTTATGTCGTTGGCTTTGTTGCTCTTGGTAGTGGGTCTGGCCCTCTTTTCCCCTCTTGGGACAGATGCTT CCTGTAAACAAGCTGGCAAACGCATTCGAGATCTAATAGACTGGGACGAAGATGGGAGCTGTGATCGTTCCTCATACCCCAAAGTCATAAGCGAAACAGTGGAAGCCCTTGCCGAAAAGGTTGATTCTGATTCCGATCATGCTGAAGCATCCAACCTGCCGGATGAGTCTTTCTACAGCAAATTGAAGAGGGCCTTTGCGTTTGTGTACAAAATTGTCATGTGGTATCTGAATTTCATTAaggaataa